Proteins encoded in a region of the Candidatus Krumholzibacteriia bacterium genome:
- a CDS encoding FlgD immunoglobulin-like domain containing protein has protein sequence MQRSLIKFLIVTSAVLSLPLHPALGFAQGFSRLQVLLPGESAAPGTATGKFGTPASQVVGIPFDVRVSACDDSWNTVASITDVVRLTSTDATASLPAATALQAGTRTLAVTINAAGSFTISATDQTDNTIPVATSSPFSAMLVHGFEFTRINQKNQYAGVDMPISFHAVDPSGSPVPGFSSTVNLQELTSFGIGRIEPSQITMTNGTWSGNVRLYRADETAINRGNVNIYAYLSNEPAVNGTSDPFTVHPGTFSRVQIVVPGQDPWPGSVSGLSGDPATQGAAQNFVVEVYATDQYWNPLYSADTVRIASSDPAASTPVTGALTNGFRQFTLSLGTVGTQTLTVTDQTNGSIQGMTSAGIQVIPSAAHHFVIDPVTGPVTAGTSVPVQIRATDATGNTIPTYNGDAILTANTGPQSITPTAIVFASGLWNGSITFRGAGGAVSFTCSDFGAPPKTGTSNSFEVLPGPFTGLQVVPAGQTAQGGTPTGVSGVPSTQQAGATFTVQIRAVDQFWNRVPGIGDRISLTSTDLFAAMPAETTLANGELLLPVRLFRAGLQTITADDVSQGSITAHTSSPIPVEGGPYSRVVITVDGQSLAPGTPNGQYPNPGPEQSINFTFRATVHATDSWFNPVSGASDRVRITSTDPLARVVVDNVEHYLPYDYQLTDDCDGNGTPESCVDLFLRMSSGGFQKLIVSSVDQPSMPSNFTEFPVDETGVHLEAFVGANTSPDTYQAGEQFVLTVKIVNDAGSVIVDLSSNVDVSVRHASSGDAGRGVLARTGFQVTQGIELVPETYTFAEPIVLEVRDEAGNIARTEAVTILPGPPTQLLLSSAPTWVQGNKHAAVNADLLDFYGNGVPGRPVTFELVSGPGEIAPIDSLELAGTNPVDAVTDAAGRAQADFHSGRQPAVTKLRARSAGFITDYDIQTAFVDPDAPGGHITSYPNPFHPKEAPTTIAYKLDDNANVKLEVYTLAGGLVLRKEFPLGSPGGQAGLNEFVWDGKNGKGEFVASGGYLLIINAEGVGETLHKMHRKIAVVH, from the coding sequence GCCGGCGTCGCAAGTGGTCGGCATCCCCTTCGACGTGCGCGTCAGCGCCTGCGACGACTCCTGGAACACGGTGGCCTCGATCACCGACGTCGTGCGGCTCACGAGTACCGATGCCACCGCGAGCCTGCCGGCGGCGACGGCGCTGCAGGCGGGAACGCGAACGCTCGCGGTCACCATCAATGCCGCCGGCTCCTTCACGATCTCGGCCACCGACCAGACGGACAACACCATTCCGGTGGCGACCTCGTCCCCGTTCTCCGCCATGCTGGTGCATGGCTTCGAGTTCACCCGCATCAACCAGAAGAACCAGTACGCCGGCGTGGACATGCCCATTTCCTTCCATGCCGTCGACCCCTCCGGGAGTCCCGTCCCGGGCTTCTCGAGCACGGTGAACCTGCAGGAGCTCACCAGCTTCGGCATCGGCCGCATCGAGCCCAGCCAGATCACAATGACGAACGGTACCTGGTCGGGGAACGTGCGGCTCTACCGCGCCGACGAGACCGCGATCAACCGCGGCAACGTCAACATCTACGCTTATCTGTCCAATGAGCCGGCGGTCAACGGCACGAGCGACCCGTTCACGGTGCATCCGGGAACCTTCTCCCGCGTGCAGATCGTCGTGCCCGGCCAGGACCCCTGGCCCGGCAGCGTGAGCGGCCTCTCTGGCGACCCGGCGACCCAGGGGGCGGCGCAGAACTTCGTAGTCGAGGTGTACGCCACCGATCAGTACTGGAATCCTTTGTACAGCGCCGACACGGTGCGTATTGCCTCCAGCGACCCCGCCGCCAGCACGCCGGTGACGGGCGCGCTCACCAACGGCTTCCGCCAGTTCACCTTGTCCCTCGGCACCGTGGGCACGCAGACCCTCACGGTCACGGACCAGACGAACGGTTCGATCCAGGGGATGACGAGCGCCGGCATCCAGGTGATCCCGAGCGCGGCGCATCATTTCGTGATCGACCCGGTGACCGGTCCGGTCACCGCCGGCACCTCGGTGCCGGTGCAGATTCGCGCCACCGACGCCACGGGGAACACCATCCCGACCTATAACGGTGACGCCATCCTGACCGCGAACACCGGCCCGCAGAGCATCACGCCGACGGCCATTGTCTTCGCTAGCGGCCTCTGGAACGGCAGCATCACCTTCCGCGGAGCCGGCGGTGCCGTGTCCTTCACCTGCTCGGACTTCGGTGCGCCGCCCAAGACGGGCACGAGCAACAGCTTCGAGGTCCTGCCCGGGCCGTTCACCGGTTTGCAAGTGGTGCCCGCCGGGCAGACGGCGCAGGGCGGAACGCCGACCGGCGTCTCCGGTGTGCCTTCCACCCAGCAAGCCGGCGCCACCTTCACGGTGCAGATTCGCGCCGTCGACCAGTTCTGGAACCGCGTTCCCGGCATCGGCGACCGCATCAGCCTGACCTCCACCGACCTCTTCGCCGCCATGCCGGCGGAGACCACGCTCGCCAATGGCGAGCTCCTGCTCCCGGTGCGCCTGTTCCGCGCTGGCCTGCAGACGATCACGGCCGATGACGTGTCGCAGGGCAGTATCACGGCACACACGTCGAGTCCGATCCCGGTCGAGGGCGGTCCGTACTCCCGCGTCGTCATCACCGTGGACGGGCAGTCGCTCGCCCCCGGGACGCCGAACGGCCAGTACCCGAATCCGGGTCCGGAGCAGTCCATCAACTTCACCTTCAGGGCGACGGTGCACGCCACCGACAGCTGGTTCAACCCGGTGTCCGGGGCGAGCGATCGGGTGCGCATCACCTCGACCGATCCCCTGGCCCGTGTCGTCGTGGACAATGTCGAGCACTACTTGCCCTATGACTACCAGCTCACCGACGACTGCGACGGCAACGGCACGCCAGAGAGCTGCGTCGACCTGTTCCTGCGCATGTCGAGCGGCGGTTTCCAGAAGCTCATCGTTTCCAGCGTCGATCAGCCGTCCATGCCGAGCAACTTCACCGAGTTCCCGGTGGACGAGACCGGCGTGCATCTGGAGGCCTTCGTCGGCGCCAATACCAGTCCCGACACCTACCAGGCCGGCGAGCAGTTCGTGCTCACGGTCAAGATCGTGAACGACGCGGGCTCGGTCATCGTGGATCTCAGCAGCAACGTGGACGTGAGCGTGCGGCACGCCTCGAGCGGCGACGCCGGGCGCGGCGTCCTGGCCCGCACCGGCTTCCAGGTCACGCAGGGAATCGAGCTGGTGCCGGAGACCTATACCTTCGCCGAGCCCATCGTGCTCGAGGTGCGGGACGAGGCGGGCAACATCGCCCGCACCGAGGCGGTGACCATCCTGCCCGGCCCGCCGACGCAGCTCTTGCTGTCGAGCGCGCCGACCTGGGTGCAGGGGAACAAGCACGCCGCTGTGAACGCCGATCTGCTCGACTTCTACGGCAACGGCGTCCCCGGCCGCCCGGTGACCTTCGAGCTCGTGAGCGGGCCCGGGGAGATCGCGCCCATCGACAGCCTCGAACTGGCGGGAACGAACCCGGTGGATGCGGTCACCGACGCCGCCGGCAGGGCGCAGGCGGACTTTCACAGCGGGCGCCAGCCGGCGGTGACGAAGCTGCGGGCGCGGAGCGCCGGCTTCATCACGGATTATGACATCCAGACCGCCTTCGTGGATCCGGACGCCCCGGGCGGCCACATCACCAGCTACCCGAATCCGTTCCATCCGAAGGAGGCGCCGACCACGATCGCCTACAAGCTGGATGACAACGCCAACGTCAAGCTCGAGGTCTACACCTTGGCCGGCGGCCTGGTGCTGCGCAAGGAGTTCCCCCTGGGTTCTCCGGGCGGCCAGGCGGGCCTGAACGAGTTCGTCTGGGATGGGAAGAACGGCAAGGGCGAGTTCGTCGCCAGCGGTGGTTACCTGCTCATCATCAACGCCGAAGGCGTCGGTGAGACCTTGCACAAGATGCACCGCAAGATCGCGGTCGTGCACTGA